The Atribacterota bacterium genome segment ATGCTCCAAAAGTTGCAAAAAGCGAAAAAATCATATTGCCGGAAAGAATAGCAGAAAAAGGCATAATTGCTACTCCAGGAGGGGAGGCAGCCACCAGAATCATACCCATTTGCAGAGACCTTTCGGGAATTAGCAGGTAAGTGAAAAGCACTATAACTGCACCGAGGATCACATAGTTTAAGATAATACCAATCATTATAGGTCTGGTTGATTCTTTCCATTCCAACATACTATTAGTTGAAATATCTATAAGTGAAATAGCCATAACTAAAGCAAGTGCAGAGATAGTAAGTGGTTTGGAATATTGGGCCAAATTCGGGAAAACAAGCCCCATAAAAAAGGCCAGGGGCAATATAAAATTACGATTTTTTAAAATTTTAAACATTTTTTTACTTTTATTTTTTACTTTTAACTTATTATAAAATACTGTAGTATAATAATTAATCTAAATTTTTTATTTTGTTTATCCCTATAGCTATTAATTTATTCTATCTTATTTATTTTAACAGGGAAAGGGTTGTATAAAAAATAATCAGATTATGATAATGCCTGGAGATAGTATTGGATAAAGATATTCTCAGTAAAAAAAAGATAATTAGAGGATTAATAATTTCACTGACAATAGGAGTGGCAGTATTTCTGTTAGTCTTTTTACTGACTATTGATAAAAATACTTTGAAAAGCTTCCAGCAAATGGATATAGAATATATATTTTTAGCTGCAAGTATTATTTTTATTGCATTTTTAGTAGAAGGATTGAGGATAAAGGTCGTTGCCAGTGCTATTGATGAAAAGATAGATTTTTGGGAGTCAGTAAAAATATATTACATCAGTTATTTTTTGGGTGGAATTACTCCTTATTTTTCTGGAGCAGTACCAAGCCAAATAGCATTATTTGTCAAAAATGATATACCTATAGGTAAAGCTACCATGATAGCTACAATAAGGCCTATTATAAAATCTATTATCTTTTTTATTGCAACCCCTGTATTGTTCTTTTATTTTAAAGATTCATTAGATGAATACGAAGTACTCTCCTGGGTTTTATTAGTTGGAGCAATGTTTTTTTCATCAATATTTGTTTTAATATTTATTTTGATAGTCAATAATCCCCAAAAAATAAACACAATTATTGAATGGTTAAATAAAGTATCCTTTTTTAATAAATATCTCAGCAAACCTGGTATTGAAAAAAAAGTCAAATGGTTAAAGAAACAAGCATCGCAATTTAATAAAAGCTTCCATCTTCTGTTGGGACATCCAAAAGAAATGATTCTATCCATATTATATACTGTAATATATTGGCTTTTATTTTTTTTAATTGCACCAATACTTTTATTAGCAATGGGAATTGAATTAGACTTTGTTTTAGTCATTGTTATTCAGGTGCTAATTTTTTTTGTTATACCTTTTTTGCCTACACCCGGGGGCAGTGGAGCGGCTGAAGTCGGATTTGTTTCTTTATTTTCCTTTTTTGTTCCAGAACATCTTTTAGGTATCTACGTTGGTGGCTGGAGATTGTTTACTTTTTATATAAATATATTCATCGGAGCGATTTTAAGCCTGGTTGAATTAAAGAAATGGGCTAATCAAGAAAATGCACTTAAATCAGGTAATAAGAAAAGGTCAGAAGATTAATATAAAATTCTGACCTTTTTGTTTATTTGGTTAAAGTATTAGTTTATAAGTCTTCCAATAACTCTTTTGCTTTTTTGCTGAAATAAGGGT includes the following:
- a CDS encoding lysylphosphatidylglycerol synthase transmembrane domain-containing protein, with product MDKDILSKKKIIRGLIISLTIGVAVFLLVFLLTIDKNTLKSFQQMDIEYIFLAASIIFIAFLVEGLRIKVVASAIDEKIDFWESVKIYYISYFLGGITPYFSGAVPSQIALFVKNDIPIGKATMIATIRPIIKSIIFFIATPVLFFYFKDSLDEYEVLSWVLLVGAMFFSSIFVLIFILIVNNPQKINTIIEWLNKVSFFNKYLSKPGIEKKVKWLKKQASQFNKSFHLLLGHPKEMILSILYTVIYWLLFFLIAPILLLAMGIELDFVLVIVIQVLIFFVIPFLPTPGGSGAAEVGFVSLFSFFVPEHLLGIYVGGWRLFTFYINIFIGAILSLVELKKWANQENALKSGNKKRSED